The following DNA comes from Halostagnicola kamekurae.
CTCCTCGCACACCGTCTTTCCGGTGAAATACACCGCCCCCTCACCCGCCCCACCCCCCTTCAGACCCGTTTCACCGGAAACCCGGTGTGTGCGCGCTCAAGAAAAAATCACCCACCATACGCGAGTATCGTTCCTCCGTGTCGCTCTCAGCCAACCGATCCGATCGAAATTCGCTCGGGTATCGCGGGCGTTCACCGATCAGGACCGGTGTTTCACTGGAAACCCGGTGTCTTCTCTCTCGGTGCACTCTCGTCGCCGCTTCACCGGAAATCTGGTGTGTTCTCCGCCGATCACGCGGATGACCCACGCCGGCTCTCGACGATCGCTCTCTCCACCGGAAACCCGGTGTGTCGATTTCGCGCGTGTGTCGTTTACACCTCTCGCAGTATCCCGTGTCGAGTATCGGATCCTGTTACCCGTTCCACTATCCAGCGATCCGCCACAGCATCACGAACTCACACATGGATTCGTGGTGAGTTGCACCCCTTTTCAACCCTGTTCGCCCCCTCAGTAGAAGTATACCTCGAGTTCGTGTCCACACGACCGACATTCGGTTTCGGTCCCGCGGAGTTGGCTCCGGCTGTCAGATGCTGTCGCGTCGATCGTCGTTCCTCGCGGAACACTGGCGCTAATTATCGTCTCACATTTGGGACAGCCGACCTCCATCGTGGTTCGATTCACGCTCGCCATATGTGGCCGTCAGACAGCCACTGGGTTAGTTATCCCAACCGTACTTTCCGCATCGTCGCATTCGAGTTCGAAATCGGCCTGAACCGAGCGATGCGCTTCGTTTCTCACAGTTTTGAAACAGCCGCGTCTATTTCTCGCGATCTCCACAGTACCGATTCCGTATCGCGCTCGAGTCGCCGTTATTTCGCTGTTTCGTTCGCTCCTCCAAGCGCTTCGGTCGATTTCGAACAGTTACTATCGAAAATCTGACGCCCCCAAACCGGGTCAATCGTCGGTTTCGCCATCTGCTCTCAGGAGATGTCGGTCGTTACTCGTCTACACTCTCATCGCAACGAGAACGTTCGTCGATGCAACGCGTTGGATTCGAGTTCAGCGGCACGATTTGCTCGAGCTGATGGTTCACCGCCGGCGATTCCCAGTCACCCGTAACGAACCAACGAGCATTTGATACTGTGGTCGAAGGAGTATACATGGACGGACGGTCGTCTCTCGGTTCGCTGGCGAGAAGCGATATCTTCGTCCCCGGAGTACGCTTCGACAGCACCGGCGGTAACCGGCCTTCCGATAGTACCGCGACCGTCGGTAGTAGCGAGACAAGCCATCTCGAGTTTCCCCCTTCGAATCACGGTTCGAAACTGACGGTCCCAACGTCGCGTTCGTTCCCGAAACAGCGACCCCCCACATCGAAGCGATCGTCTTCGCGATTTCGAACGCCCGCATCGATTGATTCGTCCGCCGACGGCCGAACGGAGGTCGGACGCGATGCGTAGACGCGAGTTGCTCGCCGGCATCGGGAGCATCGGTGTTCTCGGGACCGCCGGTACCGCGGCAGTGTACGGCGTTCCGTCGATACCGGGGTTGACGGGCGACGAGGGCGAACGCCGTCACGATCCGGTCCCGATTCAGACCCTCGACGCGCCGGGGAGCGAATCGGGCGAGATCTTGGTTCCGAACGAAGAGCGGGTGATGTTCGTCGATCTGTTCGCGACCGACTGTATTCCGTGTCAAGACCAGATGCCGGAGCTGCGAGAAGCCCACGACCGAATCGGCGACGAGGTGCAGTTCGTTTCCGTCACCAACGAAAGCGAGGACATCGTCACGGACGAGGACGTCGCCGACTGGTGGAACGAGTACGACGGCAACTGGACCGTCGGACGGGATACGATGTCCGATTTGATCGTCCACTACGGCGCGGCGACGCCGATCGCGATCGCGTTCGATTCCGACGGCCGCCTTCACTGGGAGGAGTCCGGAAAGAAGACGGCGGACAAAATCGTCACCGAACTCGAGGCCGTTCTCAGAGCCGACAGGAGGTCGTAACTAGTCGTGATAGATCCCGCTCTGGTGTCGATGGTCGGGTTTGCGATTACAGCAGGAGTCACGACGTTCTTCTCGCCCTGTTCGTATCCGCTCCTTCCGGGGTACGTCGGATTTTACGTGAACCAGACGGAGGGCCAGGGCTCGTCGGTGTCGGGCTCGGTCCTCCGTGGACTCGTGGCTGGTATCGGGGTACTGGTGACCTTTACGGCGCTTTTCGGCGCGGCATACTGGCTCGGCCAGAACCTCCTCACTAACATCACGATTCTCGAGACGGCAGTGGGCGTCGCGTTGGTCGCGTTCGGGCTCCTCGTCGTGTTCGACCTGGCACCGTCCCTTTCGGTTCCCCTTCCCAAGCGCAGAAGCGGTCTCGCGGGATTCGGCATCTTCGGCGCGGGGTACGCACTCGCCGCGGCCGGTTGCGTCGCACCGGTCTTTATCGGCGTCGTCAGCCAGTCGATGACGATGGATCCCGTTCCGGCGATGCTGGTAGTGGGATCGTACATCGGGATCGTCGTCGTTCTGATGGTCGCGCTGACGGTCGCGACGGGCGTCGGCCTCGTCGCGAACGCCGGCTGGATCGCCGGGCACACGAAAACGCTCGAGCGAATCGCCGGGATCGTAATGATCCTCGCAGGTCTCGGGCAGATCTATCTGACACACTTCGTCAACACGTACTGATTTCCGCCAACACGTACTGATTTCCGCCAACACGCACTGATTTCCGCCAACACGTACTGATTTTCTCGCGGCTTCCACCGGTCCGCTTGGTCCTTCGGCCCATCGAGAGTTCCGACCCGTTCCGTCTTCGAGAACTGGTTCGGGACACGCTACACGGCGGCATACCACGCGGGCCCCCACACCTCGCTTCCGGTGAATTTCTCGCGTAGAGATAGCTTTCGAATCCGTTACTCTCGACCCGGTCGCGAACCCGGCTCGAGCCACAGCGCTCCCGTCTCGAACGTCTGATCGGCGTTTCTCATTGCGATGAATCACTCGATAAAGTAAATCTCGCTAGACGATGCGGCGGCTCGAGCAGATCGAACGTTTTCTCAGAATCGGGACCTCTGGCCGACCGACCCAGTCTATTCGTCGTCTTTCATCTCGCCGAGTTGCGAGATGAGTTCGTCCGTCGAAGCGTCCGATTCGACGGTAAGTTGTCCGTCGTGGTCGTGTTCGTGGACGTTTACGGCTTCGCCGTCGTCTTCATCCGTCGTTCCTTGCTGTTGCTCGGACTCGTCGTAGCTTCCAAAACCCATGACTCACCCTTCGAACCCACTCTCAAAGAAGTGCCGATTCCTGATCGGCGGCACTTCACCGGAACTCCGGTGTGGTCGACCCGTCTCGCTCGAGAGACGGCGCTCACGAAATCCGAAACCACTCCCAACGGGAGAGTAGGCTGATCGAACGGCGCTTACCGCCGATCCGGCGCTCGGTTTGTCGATCCATACTGGTCGCACTATGCAGTCGCTACAACCGTCGATCACTCCTTGAGTGGCGCTCTGTCAGCGCTCCAGTTGGTATCGCGGTCGACACGACACGCTGTCTCGTCAACCCGATTCCCGTCCGGGTTCTCTTCGAGCACCGAACTGGACCACATATCGACAGTGATGGAAACGATTCCGTTCGAATCGAACGATCGATAGGCCCGTACTACAGGGTCCGTACAGTCTGCGTTAGCGGATCTATAGTAATGGGCCATGTCGGTTTGTAGTGTATCCATGTCCGTGCCATGTTCGCATCTCGGACAGCGCTCACGGACACCTATCCGATCATGAAACGAACGACCATTGGTGGCGCTCACACGACGGGATTCGCTCTCGAGTCCCGTCTCGCTGACCGGTGCCCGCCCTCGAAATCGCAGACCCCTCCCGAGATCGACCGTCGACCCAGTTCGGAGGTGAGCGACGGATGTGTGGAATAATCGCGCGCGTCGGCGACGGAAGCGCGATAGACCCGCTGCTCTCGGGACTCGAGAACCTCGAGTACCGCGGCTACGATTCGGCGGGCGTCGCGGTCCAGAACGGCAGCGGTATCGACGTACAGAAACGGTCCGGTAAGGTTTCGGACCTGAAGCGATCGATCGACGACGTGACGCTCGAGGGCGCGGTCGGAATCGGCCACACGCGCTGGAGCACGCACGGGCCGCCGACCGACGAAAACGCCCACCCCCACACCGATCAGGTGGGAGACGTCGCGGTCGTCCACAACGGTATCATCGAGAATTACGCTCGGCTAAAATCCCGGCTCGCCGCGGAGGGCCACGAGTTCACCAGCGAGACCGACACCGAGGTGATTCCCCACCTCATTCAGTCCCACATCGACGACGGACTCGACACGGAGTCGGCGTTTCGACGCGCGATCGCGGAACTCGAGGGAAGCTACGCCGTCGCGGCGATGCGGTCAGGTGAGCACGTCCTCTACGCGGCGCGGCAGGGTTCGCCCCTGGTCGTCGGGATCGAGGACGACGGATACTTCCTCGCGAGCGACGTCCCCGCGTTTCTCGAGTACACCGATACCGTCGTCTATCTCGAGGACGGCGACGTCGTCGTCGTGGACGAAACTGGGATCGAGTACACGGACCAGGACGGGAACCCGATCGAACGCGAACGCGAAACCGTCGAGTGGGATCCCGAACAGGCCGGGAAAGGCGAGTACGACCACTTCATGCTCAAGGAGATCAACGAGCAACCGACCGCGATCGCCCAGGCGATCGAGGGCCGGATCGATCCGGCCCGCGGCGCGATCGACCTCGATGGATTCGAACCGGGAGCGTTCGAAGACATCGACGAGGTCCAGTTCGTCGCCTGCGGAACCTCGTACCACGCGGCGTTGTACGGGGCGACGGCGCTCAACAGGATCGGGATTTCGGCGACGGCGATGCTCGCCAACGAGTACTCGGTGGCGGCCCCGCCGATCGACGACGGGACACTCGTGGTGGCGGTCACGCAGAGCGGTGAAACGGCGGATACGCTCAACGCGCTCAGGAGCGCGGCGGCT
Coding sequences within:
- a CDS encoding DUF5786 family protein; its protein translation is MGFGSYDESEQQQGTTDEDDGEAVNVHEHDHDGQLTVESDASTDELISQLGEMKDDE
- a CDS encoding TlpA family protein disulfide reductase — its product is MRRRELLAGIGSIGVLGTAGTAAVYGVPSIPGLTGDEGERRHDPVPIQTLDAPGSESGEILVPNEERVMFVDLFATDCIPCQDQMPELREAHDRIGDEVQFVSVTNESEDIVTDEDVADWWNEYDGNWTVGRDTMSDLIVHYGAATPIAIAFDSDGRLHWEESGKKTADKIVTELEAVLRADRRS
- a CDS encoding cytochrome c biogenesis CcdA family protein, with the protein product MIDPALVSMVGFAITAGVTTFFSPCSYPLLPGYVGFYVNQTEGQGSSVSGSVLRGLVAGIGVLVTFTALFGAAYWLGQNLLTNITILETAVGVALVAFGLLVVFDLAPSLSVPLPKRRSGLAGFGIFGAGYALAAAGCVAPVFIGVVSQSMTMDPVPAMLVVGSYIGIVVVLMVALTVATGVGLVANAGWIAGHTKTLERIAGIVMILAGLGQIYLTHFVNTY
- the glmS gene encoding glutamine--fructose-6-phosphate transaminase (isomerizing), which produces MCGIIARVGDGSAIDPLLSGLENLEYRGYDSAGVAVQNGSGIDVQKRSGKVSDLKRSIDDVTLEGAVGIGHTRWSTHGPPTDENAHPHTDQVGDVAVVHNGIIENYARLKSRLAAEGHEFTSETDTEVIPHLIQSHIDDGLDTESAFRRAIAELEGSYAVAAMRSGEHVLYAARQGSPLVVGIEDDGYFLASDVPAFLEYTDTVVYLEDGDVVVVDETGIEYTDQDGNPIERERETVEWDPEQAGKGEYDHFMLKEINEQPTAIAQAIEGRIDPARGAIDLDGFEPGAFEDIDEVQFVACGTSYHAALYGATALNRIGISATAMLANEYSVAAPPIDDGTLVVAVTQSGETADTLNALRSAAAAGAETLTLTNVIGSTASRIADKTLLIRAGPEIGVAATKTFSSQALMLVLLSRRIAADRSGERSGDRRSLLEAVESMPESIERVLDRSGAAAVARRYGDSQSYFFIGRGFGYAVSLEGALKFKEITYEHAEGFASGELKHGPLALVTPETPIFAVFTGTEDEKTLKNAEEAQTRGAPVIALCPPGHEATEIADEHLEIPETDATLAGLLANVQLQLVSYYAATQLDRSIDKPRNLAKSVTVE